In Ruminococcus sp. HUN007, a genomic segment contains:
- a CDS encoding GGDEF domain-containing phosphodiesterase codes for MIGKEISGKVLDVFLKEYQSVWLIDINDNTIQLYWPLEGKLYDEFADMIENIRELSDYDKVRQWYAENYIGERYRKRLLEQSSLSSVISRTADGEAFLIGYGRVIDNHKNYNQLVYDRINDDNGLRYIVLATRDIDIMLTADVDPLTGLLTRAAFLRHATELVKFNPDKQFDVVISDIVDFKKINEVYGIQTADRILAWVGSFLAPFANDRLVIGRYGGDQMVMIGDHENIMKFTLSEESAKNWYYAMNRNGLPNIISKFGVYENIPHDVDVISCCDKAHIALNNIKHDYSVDMAFYDAEMEQKLSVRRKIEDSMYSALQNEDFKVYYQPKHDAATGKLIGAEALVRWENSEFGFMSPSDFIPLFEMNGFVAEIDSYVWKRTCENIRNWMDKGLKVVPVSVNASKLTFALSDLVEKYQRIAEENDVSPQYLHIEITETLMSSDLENLIEKLEKFRSLGYEIELDDFGTGYSSLNILSSLPIDVVKLDMSFMKQFGNEKRTKVLAACIDLARELGYKTVSEGVEKKEQSDMLCRLGVDAIQGYLYSRPLSEENFEDYLRENTMLI; via the coding sequence ATGATTGGAAAAGAAATCAGCGGAAAAGTTCTTGATGTTTTTTTAAAAGAATATCAGAGCGTCTGGCTTATAGATATAAATGACAATACGATACAACTGTACTGGCCGCTGGAAGGTAAACTCTATGATGAGTTTGCTGATATGATCGAAAATATCCGTGAACTTTCCGATTACGATAAAGTCCGTCAGTGGTATGCTGAAAACTACATCGGTGAGCGTTACCGCAAAAGACTGCTTGAACAGTCATCTTTAAGCAGCGTTATCAGCAGGACAGCGGACGGGGAAGCGTTTCTTATCGGTTACGGAAGGGTCATAGATAATCACAAGAACTACAATCAGCTCGTTTATGACCGTATAAACGATGACAACGGTCTGCGCTACATTGTGCTTGCCACCAGGGATATCGATATTATGCTGACTGCTGATGTTGATCCTCTCACAGGACTTCTTACCAGAGCGGCTTTCCTGCGTCATGCGACTGAACTGGTAAAGTTCAATCCGGACAAACAGTTCGACGTTGTCATTTCTGACATTGTTGATTTCAAGAAAATAAATGAGGTTTACGGAATTCAGACTGCTGACAGGATTCTTGCGTGGGTTGGCTCGTTTCTTGCGCCTTTTGCCAATGACAGGCTTGTCATCGGACGCTACGGCGGAGATCAGATGGTCATGATAGGCGATCATGAAAATATCATGAAATTCACGCTTTCCGAAGAAAGTGCAAAAAACTGGTATTATGCAATGAACCGGAACGGGCTGCCGAACATCATTTCAAAATTCGGTGTCTATGAAAACATTCCTCATGACGTTGATGTTATCTCCTGCTGTGACAAAGCGCACATTGCACTTAATAATATCAAGCATGACTACAGTGTTGACATGGCTTTCTATGATGCTGAAATGGAGCAGAAGCTCAGTGTGCGCCGCAAAATCGAAGATTCTATGTATTCAGCTCTTCAGAATGAAGATTTCAAGGTGTATTATCAGCCGAAGCATGATGCTGCGACCGGAAAACTTATCGGAGCTGAGGCTCTTGTAAGATGGGAGAATTCTGAATTCGGATTCATGTCTCCTTCTGATTTTATCCCTCTTTTTGAAATGAACGGGTTTGTTGCCGAAATAGATTCATATGTCTGGAAAAGGACCTGTGAAAACATCAGAAACTGGATGGATAAAGGATTAAAGGTGGTTCCGGTTTCGGTAAATGCATCCAAGCTGACATTTGCTCTGAGCGATCTTGTTGAGAAATATCAGAGGATCGCCGAGGAAAACGATGTTTCTCCGCAGTATCTCCACATTGAGATAACTGAAACCCTGATGAGCAGCGATCTTGAAAACCTTATTGAAAAACTCGAAAAGTTCCGCAGCTTAGGCTACGAGATCGAACTTGATGATTTCGGAACCGGCTATTCGTCACTCAATATTCTCAGTTCACTGCCGATAGATGTTGTAAAGCTGGATATGTCATTTATGAAACAGTTCGGCAATGAAAAAAGGACCAAAGTGCTTGCAGCCTGTATCGATCTTGCAAGGGAACTGGGCTACAAGACTGTTTCGGAGGGTGTTGAGAAAAAGGAACAGTCAGACATGCTCTGCAGGCTCGGCGTAGATGCTATACAGGGATATCTATATTCCCGTCCTTTATCCGAAGAGAATTTTGAGGATTATCTCAGAGAAAATACAATGCTGATCTGA
- a CDS encoding serpin family protein, whose amino-acid sequence MNHVLRKTTAFVSALSLTYSCFASGTVGMFSETETVKVKAAASDTMEYDVLIDEMGYQYIMIDNKYCKYNTARRITAKNNPETFIVPTVFKSEDSEPEWYRENYDESRIFNLDTGCVDAIGSSAVIIPDGIMNIEKDALMLDKEAKSVAIADSVTKLEDQRFAPDVIVRGHSGSIAEKYADKYENKFEYIGDLTNDGKIDSADVLLMNLYMNGGKELKDDEAARADETFDGGLDIRDFILLKNEILEPRTSVLGASVDGALAAPDLKKFKRETAQPEADGYMKFAANSAAAVLLDTEDTNGPENTVYSPLSYYMALSMAAECASGTTQNEFTEALGAEDMDDLRKENASLFKSLYFDDYTAFCKIANSIWFNNKWKLEQDTLDTLADKYYAVAFGRDFSDPAVPDEISMWINKNTSGKFTPKIKVDPELDIMKIINTVTFKETWSSKFGKASPDEFTLKDGSKITCDFMGYEADYKQVAFADKYMKCYEQMDDGFRMNFILPDEGVSIDDLIADSDTINEIYGDEIKYETRKTVFFST is encoded by the coding sequence ATGAATCATGTTTTAAGAAAAACAACAGCATTTGTTTCAGCACTTTCACTTACTTACAGCTGTTTTGCTTCCGGAACAGTTGGTATGTTTTCAGAAACTGAAACAGTAAAGGTAAAGGCTGCGGCTTCGGACACTATGGAATATGACGTGCTGATTGACGAAATGGGATATCAGTACATAATGATCGACAACAAGTACTGTAAATACAATACAGCCCGTAGAATAACTGCAAAGAATAATCCGGAAACATTTATCGTTCCGACTGTGTTTAAATCGGAGGACAGCGAACCGGAATGGTACCGCGAAAATTATGATGAAAGCCGTATATTTAATCTTGATACAGGCTGTGTTGATGCCATAGGATCGTCAGCAGTTATTATTCCTGACGGTATTATGAATATTGAGAAAGATGCACTGATGCTTGATAAGGAAGCTAAGTCTGTTGCAATTGCTGACAGTGTTACAAAGCTTGAAGATCAGCGCTTTGCTCCTGATGTGATCGTGCGCGGTCACAGCGGATCCATTGCGGAAAAATATGCTGATAAATATGAGAATAAGTTTGAATATATCGGTGATCTTACAAACGACGGAAAAATAGATTCGGCAGATGTGCTTTTAATGAATCTCTACATGAACGGCGGTAAGGAGCTTAAGGATGACGAAGCTGCCAGAGCTGATGAGACCTTTGACGGTGGCCTTGATATCCGTGACTTCATCCTTCTTAAGAACGAGATCCTGGAACCGAGAACTTCTGTTCTCGGAGCATCTGTTGACGGTGCCCTTGCAGCACCTGACCTTAAGAAATTCAAAAGAGAGACAGCCCAGCCGGAAGCTGACGGATATATGAAATTTGCCGCGAATTCAGCAGCAGCCGTGCTTCTTGATACTGAAGACACAAACGGGCCGGAGAATACGGTTTACTCTCCGCTGAGTTACTATATGGCTCTTTCCATGGCTGCAGAGTGTGCATCAGGAACAACACAGAATGAATTTACAGAAGCACTTGGTGCAGAAGATATGGATGATCTCAGAAAAGAAAATGCTTCACTGTTTAAATCCCTTTATTTTGACGATTATACTGCATTCTGCAAGATCGCGAACTCGATCTGGTTCAATAATAAGTGGAAGCTTGAGCAGGATACTCTTGACACTCTGGCTGACAAATATTACGCTGTTGCATTCGGCAGAGATTTCTCAGATCCGGCTGTTCCGGATGAGATATCAATGTGGATAAACAAAAATACTTCCGGAAAGTTCACTCCGAAAATCAAAGTCGATCCGGAGCTGGATATTATGAAGATCATAAATACTGTAACTTTCAAGGAAACATGGAGCAGTAAATTCGGAAAGGCTTCTCCTGATGAATTTACCCTGAAGGACGGCAGCAAGATAACATGTGATTTCATGGGATATGAAGCTGATTACAAACAGGTCGCTTTTGCAGATAAATATATGAAATGCTATGAACAGATGGACGACGGATTCAGAATGAATTTCATCCTTCCTGACGAGGGCGTGAGCATTGATGATCTCATTGCTGACAGTGATACAATTAATGAGATCTACGGAGATGAAATCAAGTATGAGACCCGGAAAACTGTTTTTTTCAGTACCTAA
- a CDS encoding glutamine synthetase III codes for MEESKSVASMFGCNVFNQQVMRERLTKDVYKAVMQTKKMGTPLNSGVASVVANAMKNWAVEKGATHYTHWFHPMTGVTAEKHDAFLSPNSDGTIILEFSGKELIKGEPDASSFPSGGLRSTFEARGYTAWDPTSDAFIKDGTLYIPTAFCSYTGETLDKKTPLLRSMDVLSEQALRILRLFGNTTATRVFSTAGAEQEYFLVDKALYDKREDLVITGRTLFGAKPPKGQELEDHYFGNIKERISAYMHELDEELWKLGIPAKTKHNEVAPAQHELAPVFETTNIASDHNQLTMELMKKIALKHGLVCLLHEKPFAGVNGSGKHNNWSMSSNDGQNLLDPGDTPTENTQFLTFLVAFIKAVNKYSDLLRLSAASAGNDHRLGANEAPPAIVSMFLGDELQGILDALENDTKAEANSNIKFKIGVDALPSFKKDNTDRNRTSPMAFTGNKFEFRMLGSADSISCTNVIINTAVADVLCEFADELEGAENFNEKLREILVRTYKENKQIIFNGNGYSDEWVKEATEVRGLPNYVSTVDCLPEYLAEKNVAMFEKFKVYSKVEVASRTEVLLDNYCKVINIEALTMIDMVKKQIYPAVMEYTKDVCNALTSMRNAGLENPAQEKLAHKLSGSLNCLNSAVTELEQVLLNAKDNAEDLYKLSRFYRDEVFSKMQSLRAVADELETIVSDKYWPFPVYSELMFKI; via the coding sequence ATGGAAGAATCAAAGAGCGTCGCATCAATGTTCGGCTGTAATGTATTCAATCAGCAGGTAATGAGAGAACGTCTTACAAAGGATGTTTACAAGGCTGTAATGCAGACCAAGAAAATGGGTACGCCTCTCAACAGTGGTGTGGCAAGCGTAGTTGCAAATGCCATGAAGAACTGGGCTGTTGAAAAAGGTGCCACACATTACACACACTGGTTCCACCCTATGACAGGCGTAACAGCTGAAAAGCATGACGCTTTTCTTTCACCGAACTCAGACGGAACTATTATTCTTGAATTTTCAGGCAAGGAACTCATAAAGGGCGAACCTGACGCATCATCATTCCCTTCAGGCGGTCTCCGTTCAACATTTGAAGCAAGAGGATATACCGCATGGGATCCTACTTCCGATGCATTTATCAAGGACGGAACACTTTACATTCCGACAGCCTTCTGTTCATACACAGGCGAGACTCTCGACAAGAAGACTCCTCTCCTTCGTTCAATGGATGTACTCAGCGAACAGGCTCTCAGAATTCTCAGACTGTTCGGCAACACCACAGCAACAAGAGTATTCTCCACAGCAGGTGCTGAACAGGAATATTTCCTCGTTGACAAGGCTCTCTACGACAAACGTGAAGACCTCGTGATCACAGGCAGAACACTTTTCGGTGCAAAGCCTCCGAAGGGTCAGGAACTTGAAGACCACTACTTCGGCAACATCAAGGAAAGAATCTCAGCTTACATGCACGAACTTGACGAGGAACTCTGGAAACTCGGAATTCCTGCAAAAACAAAGCACAACGAAGTTGCTCCGGCTCAGCATGAGCTCGCTCCTGTTTTCGAAACAACAAACATTGCTTCCGACCACAACCAGCTTACAATGGAACTCATGAAGAAGATCGCTCTCAAGCACGGTCTTGTTTGTCTCCTCCACGAAAAGCCATTTGCAGGCGTTAACGGTTCAGGAAAGCACAACAACTGGTCAATGTCTTCAAACGACGGACAGAATCTTCTCGATCCGGGCGACACACCTACTGAAAACACACAGTTCCTTACATTCCTCGTAGCATTCATCAAAGCAGTAAACAAGTACTCCGACCTTCTCAGACTTTCAGCAGCAAGTGCCGGCAACGACCACCGTCTCGGTGCAAACGAAGCTCCTCCGGCTATTGTTTCAATGTTCCTCGGTGACGAACTTCAGGGCATACTTGACGCTCTTGAAAACGACACCAAGGCAGAAGCAAACTCAAACATCAAGTTCAAGATAGGCGTTGACGCTCTTCCTTCATTCAAGAAGGACAACACAGACCGTAACAGAACTTCACCTATGGCATTCACAGGCAACAAGTTTGAATTCAGAATGCTCGGTTCTGCAGACTCCATCTCATGCACAAACGTTATCATCAACACTGCAGTTGCAGATGTTCTCTGTGAATTTGCCGATGAACTCGAAGGCGCTGAAAACTTCAACGAAAAATTAAGGGAAATACTCGTTAGGACATACAAGGAAAACAAGCAGATCATTTTCAACGGAAACGGCTACTCAGATGAATGGGTAAAGGAAGCTACCGAGGTAAGAGGTCTTCCGAACTACGTTTCAACTGTTGACTGTCTCCCTGAATACCTTGCTGAAAAGAACGTTGCCATGTTCGAAAAGTTTAAGGTTTATTCAAAGGTTGAGGTTGCTTCAAGAACTGAAGTGCTTCTTGACAACTACTGCAAGGTGATCAACATAGAAGCTCTTACAATGATCGATATGGTAAAGAAGCAGATCTACCCTGCTGTTATGGAATACACAAAGGACGTATGCAATGCGCTTACTTCAATGAGAAATGCCGGCCTTGAAAATCCTGCACAGGAAAAGCTTGCTCACAAGCTTTCAGGTTCACTTAACTGTCTGAACAGTGCAGTTACTGAACTTGAACAGGTACTTCTCAATGCCAAGGATAATGCTGAAGATCTGTACAAGCTTTCACGCTTCTACCGTGATGAAGTATTCAGCAAAATGCAGTCTCTCAGAGCTGTTGCAGATGAACTTGAAACCATTGTTTCAGATAAATACTGGCCGTTCCCGGTTTACTCAGAACTCATGTTCAAGATCTGA
- a CDS encoding GTP-binding protein translates to MTKVDLITGMLGSGKTTFIRKYAEYHLGKGSRIAILLNDYGAVNIDMVMLKDLECDRCEVSMVVGGADADCHKRRFKTQLINLGMQHFDRVIIEPSGLFDMDEYFDTLYESPLDRWYEKGSIITIADPFSDDDLSDEIKFIMGSESSCCGSLIVSKLKGDEPSSVTKNLTARLNSSLEFIGCRRRFSVSDMIARPWDKLTDEDFQKISSSGYRNESYTKLYNRDTLSTRVHYFMHVHIPEDHITGLVKDIFTDPSCGKIYRIKGSLQSGNGSWLRLNATPATMSLTPADDGQAVLIVIGDELDLSSINDHIRPLNTDPEYVSI, encoded by the coding sequence ATGACTAAAGTAGACCTTATTACAGGAATGCTTGGTTCCGGAAAGACTACATTTATTCGTAAATACGCAGAATATCATCTTGGCAAAGGGAGCCGCATTGCTATTCTACTGAATGACTACGGTGCCGTGAACATCGACATGGTCATGCTGAAGGATCTTGAATGCGACCGCTGTGAGGTATCAATGGTCGTAGGCGGAGCTGATGCTGACTGCCATAAAAGAAGATTCAAGACACAGCTTATCAACCTCGGAATGCAGCATTTCGACCGCGTGATAATCGAACCGTCCGGACTTTTCGATATGGATGAATACTTCGATACTCTGTACGAATCCCCGCTTGACAGATGGTATGAAAAAGGAAGCATAATAACAATAGCTGATCCGTTTTCCGACGACGATCTTTCCGATGAAATAAAATTCATAATGGGATCAGAAAGCTCGTGCTGCGGCAGTCTTATCGTCAGCAAGCTTAAGGGAGATGAACCGTCGTCAGTAACTAAGAATCTTACTGCGCGCCTTAATTCATCCCTTGAATTTATCGGATGCAGACGACGTTTTTCCGTAAGCGACATGATTGCCAGGCCATGGGATAAGCTTACAGATGAAGATTTTCAGAAAATATCATCTTCCGGTTACAGGAACGAAAGTTACACCAAACTCTATAACCGTGACACACTGAGTACCCGTGTACACTATTTTATGCACGTACACATTCCGGAAGATCACATAACCGGTCTTGTAAAGGATATATTCACCGATCCTTCCTGCGGAAAAATATACAGGATAAAAGGCTCGCTGCAGTCCGGAAACGGCAGCTGGCTCCGCCTGAACGCAACACCTGCCACGATGTCATTAACACCAGCAGATGACGGCCAGGCAGTGCTGATCGTTATCGGTGATGAACTTGATCTTTCTTCAATAAACGATCATATTCGTCCGCTTAACACTGATCCGGAATATGTTTCGATATAA
- a CDS encoding alpha-amylase family glycosyl hydrolase: MAWYDEAVFYHIYPLGLTGAPKQNSYGEPEHRLNKLIPWIDHLKKTGFNAVYIGPLFESVGHGYETTDYKKLDSRLGTNEDLKNFVAECHKAGIRVIFDGVFNHTGRDFFAFKDIKEKREASQYRNWYCNVNFSGNNEYNDGFSYDNWGGYNLLVKLNQRNPEVKDYICDVIRFWVSEFDVDGIRLDAADVLDFDFMKELRRTANEVKPEFWLMGEVIHGDYSRWVNGETLHSVTNYALHKALYSGHNDHNYFEIAHTVKRLYEMGGCKPDGLKLYNFVDNHDVERIITKLNNKTFFAPVHILLYTLPGVPSVYYGSEFGIEGKKEKFSDDSLRPELDLKDFADSYTKNPCTELISALGKIRQSTPALSYGDYRELRLTNRQYAFARNYNGVQVIVAVNNDDNCASVTVPASHGEYVGMLSGTKLKANGGNLTISMLGCSGDIWVPSDADAKAVPVEIKAAEPVKVKCEEPVKTEATPEPAKTENVKPKEEPAKAVSPEKKPEEAKPTAEKKASKTKPSEKKLDLNKPYEEMSVEELQACILEKLAKNGPVTDRMRKEVAENVYPNSLLNWVKSFR; encoded by the coding sequence ATGGCATGGTATGATGAAGCAGTATTTTATCACATTTATCCGCTCGGACTTACAGGAGCTCCAAAGCAGAACAGCTACGGAGAACCTGAACACAGGCTTAATAAGCTTATCCCGTGGATAGATCATCTGAAAAAAACAGGGTTTAATGCTGTTTATATCGGACCGCTCTTCGAATCAGTCGGACACGGTTATGAAACGACTGACTACAAAAAACTTGACAGCAGACTTGGAACTAACGAAGATCTTAAAAACTTTGTTGCAGAGTGTCACAAGGCAGGTATCAGAGTTATCTTTGACGGTGTATTCAATCACACCGGACGTGACTTCTTCGCGTTTAAGGACATTAAGGAAAAGCGTGAGGCTTCACAGTACCGAAACTGGTACTGCAATGTGAACTTCAGCGGAAACAATGAGTATAATGACGGCTTTTCATATGACAACTGGGGAGGATACAACCTTCTCGTAAAGCTCAACCAGAGAAATCCGGAAGTCAAGGATTATATCTGTGACGTTATCCGTTTCTGGGTAAGCGAGTTTGACGTTGACGGTATCAGACTTGATGCTGCTGACGTACTTGATTTTGATTTCATGAAGGAATTAAGGCGCACGGCCAATGAAGTAAAACCTGAATTCTGGCTCATGGGTGAAGTTATCCACGGCGACTACAGCCGCTGGGTAAACGGCGAGACTCTTCATTCCGTTACAAACTACGCACTTCACAAAGCACTGTATTCAGGACACAACGACCACAACTATTTCGAGATAGCCCATACGGTTAAGCGTCTCTACGAAATGGGCGGCTGTAAGCCTGACGGCCTTAAGTTATACAACTTTGTTGACAATCACGACGTTGAAAGAATAATAACAAAGCTTAACAACAAGACATTCTTCGCTCCGGTACACATTCTTCTGTATACTCTTCCGGGCGTGCCTTCCGTTTACTACGGATCGGAATTCGGAATTGAAGGCAAAAAGGAAAAGTTTTCGGACGATTCACTCAGACCGGAACTTGATTTAAAGGATTTTGCTGATTCATACACAAAGAATCCGTGCACGGAGCTTATTTCGGCTCTCGGAAAGATAAGACAGTCAACTCCGGCACTTTCCTACGGCGATTACCGTGAACTCAGACTTACCAACAGACAGTATGCGTTTGCGAGAAACTATAACGGTGTACAGGTAATAGTTGCGGTAAACAATGATGATAACTGTGCTTCAGTTACAGTACCGGCATCGCACGGCGAATATGTCGGCATGCTTTCCGGAACAAAGCTAAAGGCTAACGGCGGAAATCTTACAATAAGCATGCTCGGATGCTCCGGCGATATCTGGGTACCGTCAGATGCTGACGCAAAGGCCGTTCCGGTAGAAATAAAAGCAGCCGAACCTGTTAAGGTAAAGTGCGAAGAACCAGTTAAAACAGAAGCCACGCCAGAACCGGCAAAGACAGAAAATGTTAAGCCGAAGGAAGAACCTGCAAAGGCTGTTTCACCTGAAAAGAAGCCGGAAGAAGCAAAACCGACAGCAGAAAAGAAAGCTTCGAAGACAAAACCTTCTGAAAAGAAGCTCGATCTTAACAAGCCGTACGAAGAAATGTCCGTAGAGGAACTTCAGGCATGCATTCTCGAAAAGCTTGCAAAGAACGGCCCTGTTACTGACAGAATGAGAAAAGAAGTAGCTGAAAATGTTTATCCGAATTCACTTCTTAACTGGGTGAAGAGTTTCAGATAA
- a CDS encoding NUDIX hydrolase, with the protein MEYWDIYDSDKKKTGRKMKRNDWILKDGEYHLTVLGVIMRPDGKFLITQRVMTKAWAPGWWEVSGGAAQAGEESEEAVKREIKEETGLDVEGAKGGYVFTYKRENPGEGDNYFVDIYRYEMDFDESDLKLQEAETLGYRIASPEEIKALADEGIFLHYDSIKRVFEV; encoded by the coding sequence ATGGAATACTGGGACATTTACGATTCAGATAAAAAGAAGACAGGACGTAAAATGAAAAGAAACGACTGGATATTAAAAGACGGTGAGTACCATCTTACAGTTCTTGGCGTAATTATGCGTCCTGACGGAAAATTTCTTATAACCCAGCGTGTAATGACCAAGGCATGGGCACCGGGCTGGTGGGAAGTATCCGGCGGTGCAGCACAGGCCGGTGAAGAATCAGAAGAAGCGGTAAAGCGCGAAATAAAAGAAGAGACCGGACTTGATGTAGAAGGTGCAAAAGGCGGATATGTTTTCACCTACAAGCGCGAAAATCCGGGCGAAGGCGATAATTATTTCGTGGACATCTATCGTTATGAAATGGATTTTGACGAGAGTGATCTTAAGCTTCAGGAAGCTGAGACACTCGGATACAGGATCGCATCACCTGAAGAGATCAAAGCTCTTGCCGATGAAGGTATTTTCCTTCACTACGACAGCATAAAGAGAGTATTTGAAGTTTAA
- a CDS encoding serpin family protein codes for MRPGKLFFSVPKFDVASKFDLIEAAKTIGINSAFDKDNADFSGVIDYENNGIGGAFIDEITHEAKVTIDEEGCEAAAYTLISIAATSAAPDPSEPVYFELDRPFFYYISDQNGTPLFAGIINDPLEKNQ; via the coding sequence ATGAGACCCGGAAAACTGTTTTTTTCAGTACCTAAGTTTGATGTGGCTTCAAAGTTTGATCTTATTGAGGCAGCCAAAACTATCGGAATAAATTCAGCATTCGACAAGGATAATGCCGATTTCAGCGGTGTTATTGATTATGAGAATAACGGTATTGGCGGCGCATTTATCGATGAAATCACTCACGAAGCAAAGGTAACTATCGACGAGGAAGGCTGTGAAGCGGCAGCATATACTCTCATAAGTATAGCAGCTACTTCAGCAGCTCCTGATCCTTCGGAACCAGTTTACTTCGAACTTGACAGACCGTTCTTCTACTATATTTCCGATCAGAACGGCACACCGCTTTTCGCCGGTATCATCAACGATCCGCTTGAAAAGAACCAGTGA
- a CDS encoding ABC-F family ATP-binding cassette domain-containing protein, with translation MSILNVEHVTHGFGARQILDDSSFRLLKGEHVGLVGANGEGKSTFLNIITGKLQPDEGKIEWCRHITTGYLDQYSTLTPGKTIREVLREAFQHLSDLEQEMLELYEKMGDADEDEMNAMMEDVGEIQEILDQSGYYTIDSKITEYANGLGLGEIGLDHDVSELSGGQRMKVLLTKLLLENPMILILDEPTNFLDENHIAWLQNFLQNYENAFILVSHDVPFMNSVVNVIYNIEHAVLTRYTGNYEDFKRMYELKKRQTEQAYEKQQKEIAHLQEFIAKNKARAATATMARSRQKKLEGMEIITIEKEKIKPSFSFKSARTPGKVVIEGKDIIIGYDEPLTRAVDFQVERNQKIAIKGVNGLGKSTLIKTMLGILKPIQGTVEHDQFVQYGYFQQEESASDKTALQEIWDEFPAMTNAEVRAALAKCGLTNEHITSQMRVLSGGENAKVRLCRLMLREYNLLVLDEPTNHLDVDAKESLRDALAKFKGTVILVSHEPEFYEGVVTDIWNLENWTTKII, from the coding sequence ATGAGCATACTCAATGTTGAACACGTTACCCACGGTTTTGGTGCAAGACAGATACTTGACGATTCCTCCTTCAGACTTCTTAAGGGTGAACACGTTGGTCTTGTTGGTGCTAACGGTGAAGGTAAATCAACATTTCTCAATATAATCACAGGTAAACTTCAGCCGGATGAAGGTAAGATCGAATGGTGCCGTCACATCACCACCGGTTATCTCGACCAGTACAGCACACTCACACCGGGCAAAACTATTCGTGAAGTACTAAGGGAAGCTTTCCAGCATCTTTCCGACCTTGAACAGGAAATGCTTGAGCTTTACGAAAAGATGGGCGATGCAGATGAAGACGAAATGAACGCCATGATGGAAGACGTCGGTGAAATACAGGAGATACTCGACCAGAGCGGTTACTACACCATCGACAGCAAAATAACTGAATATGCCAACGGTCTCGGCCTCGGCGAGATCGGACTTGACCACGACGTTTCCGAGCTTTCGGGCGGTCAGCGTATGAAGGTTCTGCTTACAAAGCTTCTTCTTGAAAACCCGATGATCCTCATTCTCGACGAGCCGACCAACTTCCTTGACGAGAACCATATCGCATGGCTTCAGAACTTCCTGCAGAACTACGAAAACGCATTTATTCTTGTTTCACATGACGTTCCGTTCATGAACTCTGTAGTCAATGTCATCTACAACATTGAGCATGCCGTTCTGACAAGATACACCGGAAACTACGAAGACTTCAAAAGAATGTATGAACTCAAGAAACGCCAGACTGAACAGGCTTATGAAAAGCAGCAGAAGGAGATTGCACATCTTCAGGAATTCATTGCAAAGAACAAGGCAAGAGCTGCTACTGCGACAATGGCACGTTCACGTCAAAAGAAGCTTGAAGGCATGGAGATAATCACTATCGAAAAGGAAAAGATCAAGCCTTCCTTCTCATTCAAATCAGCAAGAACTCCGGGTAAGGTCGTAATTGAGGGAAAAGACATCATAATCGGATATGACGAGCCTCTCACACGTGCAGTAGACTTCCAGGTTGAACGCAACCAGAAGATCGCCATAAAGGGCGTAAACGGTCTTGGCAAATCAACACTTATAAAGACCATGCTTGGGATCCTGAAGCCTATTCAGGGTACAGTTGAACATGACCAGTTCGTTCAGTACGGCTACTTCCAGCAGGAGGAATCAGCATCTGACAAGACAGCTCTTCAGGAAATCTGGGATGAGTTTCCTGCCATGACAAACGCCGAAGTACGTGCCGCTCTTGCAAAGTGCGGACTTACAAATGAACACATCACATCCCAGATGCGTGTTCTCTCCGGCGGTGAAAACGCTAAGGTACGTCTGTGCCGTCTCATGCTTCGTGAATACAATCTTCTCGTTCTCGACGAACCGACCAACCACCTTGACGTTGACGCAAAGGAATCACTCCGTGATGCACTTGCAAAGTTCAAGGGTACTGTTATCCTCGTAAGCCACGAACCTGAATTCTACGAAGGTGTTGTGACAGACATCTGGAACCTCGAAAACTGGACTACAAAGATAATATGA